The Miscanthus floridulus cultivar M001 chromosome 7, ASM1932011v1, whole genome shotgun sequence genome includes a region encoding these proteins:
- the LOC136465507 gene encoding galactoside 2-alpha-L-fucosyltransferase-like, with amino-acid sequence MRNEVHNVKSLSEMYLLSMCDVLVTSGFSTFGYVAQGLGRLQPWVMSRPSPWEEWTEGQAAPQPPCQRALSVEPCFHSPSSYDCTVRRDVELDKVTSYIWRCVDVS; translated from the coding sequence ATGCGCAACGAAGTGCACAACGTGAAGTCGCTGAGCGAGATGTACCTGCTCAGCATGTGCGACGTGCTTGTCACCAGTGGCTTCTCCACGTTCGGGTACGTCGCGCAGGGCCTCGGCAGGCTGCAGCCGTGGGTCATGTCGAGGCCGTCCCCGTGGGAGGAGTGGACGGAGGGTCAGGCGGCGCCACAACCGCCATGCCAGCGCGCACTCTCCGTCGAGCCGTGCTTCCACTCGCCGTCGTCCTATGACTGCACGGTGAGGAGGGACGTGGAGCTGGACAAGGTGACGTCCTACATCTGGCGCTGCGTGGACGTCAGCTAG